The Penaeus vannamei isolate JL-2024 chromosome 39, ASM4276789v1, whole genome shotgun sequence genome window below encodes:
- the LOC113823550 gene encoding superoxide dismutase [Mn], mitochondrial isoform X2 produces MAEAKEAYISILEKKLAELTGIEVDQIKKNQFANAADEAVAIREMASYVEGIVVQQAGVAQAGTVSPQIAQMFAHINAELGEERGAHALPPLKYDFNALEPHISGMIMEIHHTKHHQGYINNLIAATKKLVEAEAANDVSAMNALLPAIKFNGGGHLNHTIFWTNMAPDAGGEPQGAVAQAIDESFGSFQSFKDKFSAASVGVKGSGWGWLGYCPNENKLEIATCQNQDPLQITHGLVPLLGLDVWEHAYYLQYKNLRADYVKAFFNVINWENVNERYENARKNAGH; encoded by the exons ATGGCTGAGGCAAAGGAAGCTTACATCTCCATCCTGGAGAAGAAGTTAGCTGAGCTGACTGGAATTGAGGTGGATCAGATCAAGAAGAATCAG TTTGCAAATGCAGCAGATGAGGCTGTCGCCATCCGTGAGATGGCTTCATACGTAGAGGGTATTGTCGTACAGCAGGCTGGTGTTGCTCAGGCTGGCACAGTCAGTCCTCAGATTGCACAGATGTTTGCCCATATCAATGCTGAATTGG GTGAGGAACGAGGTGCTCATGCTTTGCCACCTCTCAAGTATGATTTCAACGCCCTTGAACCTCACATCTCCGGCATGATCATGGAGATCCACCACACAAAGCATCACCAGGGCTACATTAACAACCTAATTGCCGCTACGAAGAAG TTGGTTGAGGCGGAGGCAGCCAATGACGTAAGCGCAATGAATGCCCTTCTACCAGCTATCAAGTTCAATGGAGGCGGCCACTTGAACCACACCATCTTCTGGACCAACATGGCTCCCGATGCTGGTGGCGAGCCGCAAGGAGCTGTTGCACAAGCCATTGACGAGAGCTTTGGATCATTCCAGTCCTTCAAG GACAAATTTTCTGCTGCCAGCGTTGGAGTGAAAGGCTCTGGCTGGGGATGGCTCGGCTATTGCCCCAATGAGAACAAGCTTGAGATCGCCACTTGCCAGAACCAGGATCCCTTGCAAATCACTCACG GACTGGTTCCGTTGCTCGGCCTTGACGTCTGGGAGCATGCTTACTACCTTCAGTACAAGAACCTCCGTGCAGATTACGTGAAGGCCTTCTTCAATGTCATTAACTGGGAGAACGTGAATGAGCGTTATGAGAATGCTCGTAAGAATGCAGGTCATTGA
- the LOC113823550 gene encoding superoxide dismutase [Mn], mitochondrial isoform X1, translating to MEGISKIMAEAKEAYISILEKKLAELTGIEVDQIKKNQFANAADEAVAIREMASYVEGIVVQQAGVAQAGTVSPQIAQMFAHINAELGEERGAHALPPLKYDFNALEPHISGMIMEIHHTKHHQGYINNLIAATKKLVEAEAANDVSAMNALLPAIKFNGGGHLNHTIFWTNMAPDAGGEPQGAVAQAIDESFGSFQSFKDKFSAASVGVKGSGWGWLGYCPNENKLEIATCQNQDPLQITHGLVPLLGLDVWEHAYYLQYKNLRADYVKAFFNVINWENVNERYENARKNAGH from the exons ATGGAGG GAATAAGTAAAATCATGGCTGAGGCAAAGGAAGCTTACATCTCCATCCTGGAGAAGAAGTTAGCTGAGCTGACTGGAATTGAGGTGGATCAGATCAAGAAGAATCAG TTTGCAAATGCAGCAGATGAGGCTGTCGCCATCCGTGAGATGGCTTCATACGTAGAGGGTATTGTCGTACAGCAGGCTGGTGTTGCTCAGGCTGGCACAGTCAGTCCTCAGATTGCACAGATGTTTGCCCATATCAATGCTGAATTGG GTGAGGAACGAGGTGCTCATGCTTTGCCACCTCTCAAGTATGATTTCAACGCCCTTGAACCTCACATCTCCGGCATGATCATGGAGATCCACCACACAAAGCATCACCAGGGCTACATTAACAACCTAATTGCCGCTACGAAGAAG TTGGTTGAGGCGGAGGCAGCCAATGACGTAAGCGCAATGAATGCCCTTCTACCAGCTATCAAGTTCAATGGAGGCGGCCACTTGAACCACACCATCTTCTGGACCAACATGGCTCCCGATGCTGGTGGCGAGCCGCAAGGAGCTGTTGCACAAGCCATTGACGAGAGCTTTGGATCATTCCAGTCCTTCAAG GACAAATTTTCTGCTGCCAGCGTTGGAGTGAAAGGCTCTGGCTGGGGATGGCTCGGCTATTGCCCCAATGAGAACAAGCTTGAGATCGCCACTTGCCAGAACCAGGATCCCTTGCAAATCACTCACG GACTGGTTCCGTTGCTCGGCCTTGACGTCTGGGAGCATGCTTACTACCTTCAGTACAAGAACCTCCGTGCAGATTACGTGAAGGCCTTCTTCAATGTCATTAACTGGGAGAACGTGAATGAGCGTTATGAGAATGCTCGTAAGAATGCAGGTCATTGA
- the LOC113823557 gene encoding regulator of nonsense transcripts 3B, which produces MTVKANEGSKRDHPKSYNDHSSKRSVDNKQNAKTKKEKTTAPLTKVVVRRLPPAMTEEEFLEVVSPLPDHDYFMFSFTDSSLGAHAYNRAYINFKNVDDVYTFRDRFDGYVFVDQKGDEYPAMVEFAPFQKIPKRSGGKKKDARCGTIDEDPDFLAFMESLTNPTPVTLPNLEAVLEEIQAYDRELKSNNGVMKVKTPLLEFIEQKKAEKLRNKEEKKEERRRKEFERKKAREEEKRKKKEGKEHHREMKKREDHKDSKDHRDDSCVKVLRPERLKDEHAPEGKQEKSRTERDKERAEREKEKQRRRDEDRQRQREREREKREKERMLRKEREREERIRRQEERMKLKEEETGRHKEDGKDDWTEDKPHVSKTEGTRSKRYSEGRRKEERERERKFKEQNDREKKAKDNADTEVKSQADEKDGKKVVVATKGQEEQVQSSEKCEEKKVAKMVDKQEDVERQVEKQPRKRREKDPRVERRIRNKDRPAMALYRPGQSRLSSGHSRSEKEDGGDTCSSSPSPVMLQGDSNVFFGQGSKDVPEEPRIQEELNVVKNEVNGESNS; this is translated from the exons ATGACTGTAAAAGCGAATGAAGGGTCGAAGAGAGATCACCCTAAGTCCTACAATGATCATTCTAGCAAGAGGTCGGTTGACAACAAGCAGAATGCAAAAACTAAAAAGGAGAAAACGACGGCGCCGCTCACGAAG GTGGTCGTGCGTCGCCTTCCCCCAGCCATGACAGAAGAGGAGTTTTTGGAAGTGGTGTCGCCATTGCCAGACCATGATTACTTTATGTTCTCCTTCACGGATAGCAGCCTAGGAGCTCATGCATACAATAGGGCATACATCAATTTCAAGAACGTAGATGATGTGTATACGTTTAGGGATAGATTTGATGGCTATGTCTTTGTTGATCAGAAAG GGGATGAGTATCCTGCCATGGTGGAATTTGCTCCTTTCCAAAAGATACCGAAACGCTCTGGCGGGAAGAAGAAAGATGCAAGATGTGGGACTATAGATGAAGACCCAGATTTCTTGGCGTTTATGGAGTCGCTTACCAATCCCACACCGGTGACTCTGCCCAACTTGGAAGCGGTGTTGGAGGAGATCCAAGCGTATGACAGGGAATTGAAGT CCAACAATGGTGTCATGAAGGTGAAGACCCCCTTGCTGGAATTCATTGAGCAGAAGAAGGCGGAGAAGCTACgaaacaaagaggagaagaaggaggagcgtaGAAGGAAGGAATTTGaaaggaagaaggcgagagaagaggagaagagaaagaaaaaagaggggaaggagcaccacagggagatgaagaagagggaggaccaCAAAGATTCCAAAGACCACAGAGACGACAGCTGTGTCAAG GTACTGAGACCAGAAAGATTAAAGGATGAACATGCGCCGGAGGGGAAACAAGAGAAATCACGCACGGAACGAGATAAAGAAAgggcagagagggaaaaggagaagcagagaagaagggacgaagatagacaaagacagagggaaagagaaagagagaagagagagaaggagaggatgttgaggaaagagagggaaagagaagagag AATaaggaggcaggaagaaagaatgaaattgaaagaagaagaaacgggcaGGCATAAAGAAGACGGGAAGGATGACTGGACGGAAGACAAGCCACATGTAAGCAAGACTGAGGGAACAAGGTCCAAACGCTacagcgaaggaagaagaaaagaagagagagagagggagaggaagttcaAAGAGCAGAACGACAgggagaagaaagcaaaagataACGCCGACACTGAAGTTAAGAGTCAAGCAGATGAGAAGGATGGTAAGAAGGTGGTTGTTGCAACCAAAGGTCAGGAAGAGCAGGTGCAATCCTCAGaaaaatgtgaagagaaaaaagTTGCAAAGATGGTGGATAAACAAGAGGACGTTGAGCGACAGGTAGAAAAGCAGCCAcgcaaaagaagggagaaggacccCAGGgttgagagaaggataagaaataaG GATCGACCAGCCATGGCACTATATAGGCCTGGGCAATCGCGATTGAGCTCAGGCCACTCAAGAtctgagaaggaggatggaggcgaCACTTGTTCTTCTAGTCCAAGCCCAGTCATGCTGCAAGGAGATTCAAATGTGTTCTTTGGCCAAGGAAGCAAGGACGTACCTGAGGAGCCAAGAATACAAGAGGAATTGAATGTGGTGAAGAATGAGGTCAATGGGGAGTCAAATTCTTAA